One window from the genome of Rhodopirellula halodulae encodes:
- the metK gene encoding methionine adenosyltransferase, with protein sequence MSIESGRFLFTSESVSMGHPDKLADRISDSILDALLAQDPASRVACETLVTTGLAVVAGEISSQADVDYEKIVRDTIVAVGYDDPDIGIDGKTCEVQVRLDAQSPDIAQGVNSDEASGKEIGAGDQGLMFGYACKDTPELMPLPIALSHRIINRITEARFNKEVDWLRPDNKSQVTVEYEGNRPVRIEAVVVSAQHGPDVSHDEIEKFVIENVIKPSIPAELDKGDIKYHINPTGKFIIGGPHGDCGLTGRKIIVDTYGGWGRHGGGAFSGKDSTKVDRSAAYMARYVAKNIVASGLAERCEVQLAYAIGVTEPVSVHVDTEGTGKVDDSKLCELVREHFPLTPGGIIEHLQLRRPVFVDTTAGGHFGRDGEGFTWEKTDKADALAEAAGTAATA encoded by the coding sequence GTGAGTATTGAATCAGGTCGTTTTCTTTTCACCAGCGAATCGGTCAGCATGGGCCACCCAGATAAGTTGGCCGACCGAATCTCTGATAGCATCCTGGACGCTTTGCTCGCACAAGATCCCGCCAGCCGCGTTGCTTGCGAAACGTTGGTGACCACCGGTTTGGCCGTGGTCGCCGGTGAGATCAGCAGCCAAGCCGATGTGGACTACGAAAAGATCGTTCGCGACACCATCGTGGCCGTTGGATACGACGATCCAGACATCGGTATCGATGGCAAGACCTGTGAAGTGCAAGTTCGCTTGGATGCACAGAGCCCCGACATCGCGCAAGGCGTCAACTCGGACGAAGCTTCCGGCAAAGAAATCGGCGCTGGCGACCAAGGCCTGATGTTTGGGTACGCCTGCAAAGACACACCGGAATTGATGCCGCTGCCAATCGCACTTTCGCACCGCATCATCAACCGCATCACCGAAGCCCGCTTCAATAAAGAAGTCGACTGGTTGCGACCTGACAACAAAAGCCAAGTCACGGTTGAATACGAAGGCAATCGCCCGGTTCGTATCGAAGCCGTGGTCGTGAGCGCTCAGCACGGTCCCGATGTCTCGCATGACGAAATCGAAAAGTTCGTCATCGAGAACGTGATCAAGCCATCGATTCCTGCTGAGCTGGACAAAGGCGACATCAAGTACCACATCAACCCCACCGGCAAGTTCATCATCGGTGGCCCTCACGGTGACTGCGGCCTGACCGGCCGTAAGATCATTGTCGACACCTACGGCGGCTGGGGCCGCCACGGTGGTGGTGCGTTCAGCGGCAAAGACTCCACCAAAGTCGACCGCAGCGCGGCTTACATGGCCCGCTACGTCGCGAAGAACATCGTGGCTTCGGGATTGGCTGAACGTTGCGAAGTCCAACTGGCATACGCGATCGGCGTGACCGAGCCTGTCAGCGTTCACGTGGACACCGAAGGCACCGGCAAAGTCGACGACTCGAAGCTTTGCGAATTGGTTCGCGAGCACTTCCCGTTGACTCCCGGTGGCATCATCGAACACCTGCAACTGCGTCGTCCGGTCTTCGTCGACACCACCGCCGGTGGTCACTTCGGTCGGGACGGTGAAGGCTTCACTTGGGAAAAAACCGACAAGGCAGACGCGCTGGCGGAAGCCGCCGGTACAGCCGCCACCGCTTGA
- a CDS encoding metallophosphoesterase family protein yields the protein MKSNFRRIAWVTDPHFDHAKLDVWQAWNEKLLELDPDAVLITGDLSEGDDVAYQLRCLAESLDRPILFVLGNHDFYGKSIATTRRDLIALSRDVPQLTYLTDHQSVSLNRTTVLIGDDGWGDATVGDYAGSNVRLNDFQLIEDFRTSSPEHWQSMLIAEGKSAADRIAQKLRDLPATITQVLIATHVPPFREACWYEGKTTDDNWAPFFVCGQLGEVLQTAAAESPDRRHTVLCGHTHHDGIAKLRDNLVVHTGASVYGSLEIESVISIEETLIELSRPSLRFP from the coding sequence TTGAAATCGAACTTCCGACGAATCGCCTGGGTCACCGACCCACACTTCGATCACGCCAAACTCGATGTTTGGCAGGCCTGGAACGAGAAACTCCTAGAACTCGATCCTGACGCGGTTTTGATCACCGGCGATTTGTCGGAAGGCGACGACGTTGCCTATCAACTTCGATGCTTGGCCGAGTCTTTGGATCGCCCGATCCTCTTTGTGCTCGGCAATCATGATTTCTACGGCAAATCCATCGCGACGACGCGTCGCGACTTGATCGCTCTCAGCCGCGATGTTCCGCAACTGACCTATCTCACGGACCATCAGTCGGTTTCGCTCAATCGCACCACGGTGCTGATCGGCGATGACGGTTGGGGAGACGCCACCGTTGGCGACTACGCCGGATCCAATGTTCGGTTGAATGACTTTCAACTGATCGAGGACTTCCGAACCAGCTCGCCCGAACACTGGCAATCCATGCTGATCGCGGAAGGCAAATCCGCCGCCGATCGCATCGCTCAAAAACTTCGTGATCTTCCGGCAACCATCACGCAAGTTTTGATTGCCACACACGTCCCACCATTTCGCGAAGCGTGTTGGTACGAAGGCAAAACGACGGACGACAATTGGGCCCCGTTCTTCGTCTGCGGACAACTCGGCGAGGTGTTGCAAACCGCCGCCGCGGAGTCACCGGATCGTCGTCACACTGTTCTTTGTGGCCACACGCATCACGACGGCATTGCCAAACTGCGAGACAACTTGGTCGTGCACACGGGAGCTTCGGTCTATGGAAGCCTCGAAATTGAATCGGTGATCTCGATCGAAGAAACTCTCATCGAACTTTCACGCCCGTCCCTGCGATTCCCCTAA